Below is a window of Longimicrobium terrae DNA.
GCGCGACCACGAACTTGGCCGCCACGCACCACCACAGCAGCGCGCGCACGCGGGGCGACATCCGCGGCAGCGCACGGCACGCCAGCCAGACGCAGGCGGCGAGCAGCGCGCCTTCCAGCGACGCGCGGACGAGGAGGGAAAGCATCAGCCGTCCTTTCGCTGTGCGGCGTCCAGGCGCGCCACGATGCGCTCCAGTTCCTGCCGTTCGTCGTCCGACAGGTCGGGCGCCTCAGACAGGTAGGCCAGGAAGGGGGATACGGAGCCGTCCAGACTGCGCTCCACGAACCGGTGCACCGCGTCCTTGAGCAGCTCCGCGGACGAGGCGCAGGCGCGGTAGCGATACACCCCGCGCGCCATCCGCCGGGACAGGTATCCCTTGGTGCGCAGCCGCTCCATCATCGTCAGGACGGTGGAGCGGGCCAGTCCGTGGCTGGCGCCGAACTCGTCCACCGCCTCGGCCACGCTGAGGCTGCCGCGGTCGGCGATGTGCCGCACCAGCGCCAGCTCCCGTTCGCCGATGGATTCACGTGCCATGGTGTCTACAACTGTCGTCAGAGAGAGTGCGGCGCGGGTGCCTACACCTGTCGTCAGGAAGAGTAGCCGTGCCTACACGAGTAGTCAAGGGCGGCGTGCACGGCGCAGCGCAGCGCGAGCTTCGGGGTGCTCCAGCCCGGCTGGGGCGACGCTCGTCCATCCCAGGCTCTGGCGCCGCCGCGGGCAGCCCTCACCCCCCGGCCCCCTCTCCCCAAGCGGGAGAGGGGGAGACCTCAGCGCGACATCAGGCTTCGGTCATTGCCCGCAATCCAGTGCAGGTGAAGCCTCACAGCAGTACCGTGAGGCTTTCCGCAGTTTGTTGCGGCAACTTCAGTTGCTCCAGCAGCGGATCGGGCAAACTCCCCCGATCCAGCATCAGCCCCATCAACCCGACACATGCTGCCCCGGCTCAGGCTCGGGCGCGAACAAAGGGCCGCACCCCGGGTGGGATTCGGCCCTTCCTTCCATCATCAACAACCGCTTGGTGTTACGGCGCCGCGGCGCGGATTGCCTGATCCAGATCGGCCCAGAGGTCCTCGGCATCCTCGATCCCCACGCTCAGGCGCAGCAGCGATGGCGGAAGATGTGTCTGTCCCGGGATCGCCGCGCGTCGTTCCATGGTGGATTCCACCGCGCCCACACTGGTGGCGTGGCGCACGAGCCCCACGCCGCGGCACACCGCGTCCGCGAACTCCGCCCCGCCCCGCAGCTCGAACGAGATGATGCTGCCGAAGCCCCGCAGCACGCGCCGCGCGGTGGCGTGCGTGGGGTGCGAGGGCAGCCCCGGATAGCGGACGCGCTCCACCAGCGGATGCGCCTCGAGCCGTTCCGCGAGCACCATGGCCGTCTCCTGCGCGCGCTGCAGGCGGATGGCGAGCGTGCGCGCGCCGCGGACGGCCAGCCAGGCTTCCAGCGTGCCCGGCGTGGCGCCGTTCAGCTCGCGCGACGTGCGGATGGCGTGGTACAGGGCATCGTCCCGCGTCGTGGCCACGCCGGCCAGCAGGTCCGAGTGCCCGCCGATGAACTTGGTGGCCGACTGCAGCGACACCGTGGCGCCGAACTCCAGCGGCTGCTGGTTGAGCGGCGTGGCGAACGTGTTGTCCACCGCGACGATCGCTCCGGGTTTGCGCGGCGCGGCGCAGATCGCCTCCAGATCCGCCACCGCCAGCAGCGGGTTGGAGGGCGATTCCAGCCAGATCAGGTCGGCGGTGGCGCAGGCGCGGATCCAGCCTGCCGTGTCGTCCAGGGCCAGGCGCTGCACGGTCCATCGGCCGCGCTCGGCGCCCGCGGCGGCCAGCCCGGCGACGCCCTGGTAGCAGTCATCCGGCAGCGCCACCACGGCGCCCGCGGAAAGCTGGTCGAACACCGCGGCGATGGCGGCCATCCCCGACGCGAACGCCAGAGCCCGCCCGGCCTCCAGCCCGCCGACGACCTCTTCGAGCGCCTCCCACGTCGGGGTGGCGTCGTCGCGCGAGTAGCCGCGCTCGGTGCCCAGGATGAAGTTGGACGCGGGGACCAGCGGCACGTTGAGCGGCGCGCCGGGCTCGGAACTGCGGCCGGCCGAAACGAGCCACGATTCCGGCTTGATGGCGGATGGGTGCTTATCCATTGCTTGTTCCTCCAGACAGGACGAGTCGTGGCGCGGGCGTCCGGGTGGATGTGGATCTTCCGCGATCCACCCTCTCCCGATATCCAGCGAACCGGCGGGATGCAAGAAGCCCCACGCCATGACCCGTCGCCGAGTCTGGTGTGGGGCCGTCCCCACGTGCGTATTGGAGAAACGGGGCCGTCCCCGCTCTGCATGTGTGGACTGAAGGTATGTGGAGGCCGGCGTTTGCGTCAACCGGCCCCGCAGCGGATCGAGCGGGAGGATCGCGGCGCGGCGATCCCCGGTGCGCGCGGCTCCGCTTCAGCCCTTCGCCTCCACGTGGCGGCGGAAGTTGTCCAGGATCGCCTGCCACCCCTGCCGCTGGAAATCTTCCGGATACTCGTTGTCCCCATCAAACGTCTCCCGCACCAGCACGCCGTCGGCCTGCTCCACGAACTCGATGGAGACCCCGCGTTCGTCACTCAGCGCGTATTCGAGGATCTTTCCCGGCACCACGCGGGTGTAGGTGCCCGCGAAGTCGAAGCCCATGCTGCCGTCCTTGGCCTCCATCCGCGACGAAAACGCTCCGCCCTCGCGCAGGTCCACCGCACTCTGCGTGGTGTGCCAGTCCTCGCTGGCCGCGTTCCACTGCATGATGTCTTCCGGCGTGTTCCACGCGTCCCACACCTTGGCCGGCTCCGCGCGAACGAGCGTTTCTACGGTGATCTTCATCGGTTCTCCTGTCGGTTGATTGTGCTGCTCTACCCAGGCGTCGAACGGGGAGGGCGAATATCGACATCGGCGGATCAGACGGCAATCGATGCACGGCACGGATCACGCTGCGCCCTTCGCGGTGCGACTCCATCCATCGTTACACATCGAGAGGAAAGCCCGTGATCGCCTGGATCGTCTCCTCCGGCCGCCTTCCATACGTCTCCGCCATCTTCCGCGATGAGGCGGTCGCGGAGCAATACCTGGCCGCACTGCCGCCTGCGATCCGCGAGCGGAGTTCCACGGCATCGCGTTCCGACCTGACGCTGCCGTGCTACCTGGCGGAGGATTCGGCGGGCTTCCGTCTGATGTCGGAAACCGAGGCGCGCGACTACCTCGCCGAGACGGCACGCACAACGCCCGATCCTGAGGGAGTGTACGGCAATCTCTACCGGATCGACGCGGAATTGCTGCCCGAGGTACCGGGCCGGGACGAGATGGGCCGGTTGCCCCACATCCATCTGCGGGCAGACGACCTGGCGCTCGCCGCGGAGGCCGGAGTCGCGGCGCTGTGGGGGGACCGGACGGACTACGGCGCACCCGGCATCTGACGCAATCGACAAAGCGGCTGATGACGGGCGGCTCCACCCGCCGGCGGCACGGATCGCAGCGCTTGCAGCACGTCACACATCAGGACAGACACAGCCATTCCTGGACTAGTACCGTGTACGTACGCTTTGTGGTGGATAAGATCGACCAGTACTCCGGAATTGAACTCGGCATATTTCAGGCGGCCTTTCGCCTGTGGCGAGCCGGCCGGCTCGCCCCGCACGAGGAGGTCTGGTGGGCGGAGATCCGCCGGAGGTTGAACCTGGAACTGGAAGAGCCTGACCGCTTTGCGCGTTCCCGGCGCCCCGGCGCCCGCGAACTCGCTGTAAGCTGGTTCAAGGCGAGCGCCGCGCAGCAGATTGCGCTCGCCCGAGAGGTGTGCGCGCTGTTGGCGCAGCACGAAGTCGCAACCCGCATGCTTACGACGGACCGGCCCGGGTACATCGTGTACGAGGACGACCACCAGGTCGCGGCCGAGCCGTTCCGGCCTGAGCGCCGCTGACACAGCTGCCCATCGGCTTACCGACGACCAGCTGCGTCAGCCGATGCTCAGCAGCTTCGCCCTCACGGCATTGCAATCTCTGGACAATTTCTCGAGGGCGCTACGCCTGCCGCACGGGTGCACCTTCCCGTGGATGGAGGATAGGGCGCGCCCGCTTCGCGCGAGCCGAATCAGGGCTCCGCCGGCCGCGCTTCCCCGCCCGGCCGCACGAGAAGGAGGATGCGCATGTCGATCAGGGCGTGCACGAGCATGGGGAGCCAGAGCGAGCCGGTGGCGAAGAACAGCGCGGAAAAGACCAGCGCCAGCACGGTCGTGCTGATCAGGCCGGCGATCCCCTGATAGCCGTGGTCGATGCCGAAGACGACCGCCGCCGCGATCACCGCGCCGCCCACGCCCCACCCGACCGGCAGCGCCAGCATGTAGCGGATCAGAAAGCCGCGAAAGATGATCTCCTCGCCGATGCCGACGACGATGGAGAGCGCCGCCCACCAGCGCCGCGCCTGCGGGGTGTACGGAAGAAAGAATTCGATGGATTTGAGCGCGCCCCTCTGCTTTTCGCGCGCCTCCGGGTTCACGAGGCTGATGATGACGGGAATCATCGCGCCCAGCAGGAGCCCGCCGACGATGGGGAGCACCGTCCCCGGCTTTACCTCCGCGCCGAAGATGCGGTCGTGCGCGGGTGGCGTGAAGAGCTGGGCGAGCGACACCGTCGCCAGAAGGATCGCGCAGGCAATCACCTGCCACCCGATCGTCAGGCGGTACGCGCGGATGCGGTCGCGCGGGTCGGTGGATGCCTTGAGCCGCTTCGTCTCCGCCCGGTCCCACAGGGGAAAGACGACGATCAGAAAGAGGACGAGAAGGTGGTGAAGGATCGCGGCCACGTTCGTATCCCGGCAA
It encodes the following:
- a CDS encoding BlaI/MecI/CopY family transcriptional regulator, with the translated sequence MARESIGERELALVRHIADRGSLSVAEAVDEFGASHGLARSTVLTMMERLRTKGYLSRRMARGVYRYRACASSAELLKDAVHRFVERSLDGSVSPFLAYLSEAPDLSDDERQELERIVARLDAAQRKDG
- a CDS encoding trans-sulfuration enzyme family protein, with amino-acid sequence MDKHPSAIKPESWLVSAGRSSEPGAPLNVPLVPASNFILGTERGYSRDDATPTWEALEEVVGGLEAGRALAFASGMAAIAAVFDQLSAGAVVALPDDCYQGVAGLAAAGAERGRWTVQRLALDDTAGWIRACATADLIWLESPSNPLLAVADLEAICAAPRKPGAIVAVDNTFATPLNQQPLEFGATVSLQSATKFIGGHSDLLAGVATTRDDALYHAIRTSRELNGATPGTLEAWLAVRGARTLAIRLQRAQETAMVLAERLEAHPLVERVRYPGLPSHPTHATARRVLRGFGSIISFELRGGAEFADAVCRGVGLVRHATSVGAVESTMERRAAIPGQTHLPPSLLRLSVGIEDAEDLWADLDQAIRAAAP
- a CDS encoding SRPBCC family protein, which encodes MKITVETLVRAEPAKVWDAWNTPEDIMQWNAASEDWHTTQSAVDLREGGAFSSRMEAKDGSMGFDFAGTYTRVVPGKILEYALSDERGVSIEFVEQADGVLVRETFDGDNEYPEDFQRQGWQAILDNFRRHVEAKG
- a CDS encoding type II CAAX prenyl endopeptidase Rce1 family protein, whose translation is MAAILHHLLVLFLIVVFPLWDRAETKRLKASTDPRDRIRAYRLTIGWQVIACAILLATVSLAQLFTPPAHDRIFGAEVKPGTVLPIVGGLLLGAMIPVIISLVNPEAREKQRGALKSIEFFLPYTPQARRWWAALSIVVGIGEEIIFRGFLIRYMLALPVGWGVGGAVIAAAVVFGIDHGYQGIAGLISTTVLALVFSALFFATGSLWLPMLVHALIDMRILLLVRPGGEARPAEP